From Bacteroidales bacterium, a single genomic window includes:
- a CDS encoding type II toxin-antitoxin system RelE/ParE family toxin, which yields MTYKVFIRRSAQKQLLKIPASDYLKIKQSILNLAYDPRPADSVKLKNREGWRIRQGNYRIIYEIQDNKLIVLVLRIVHRKDIYRL from the coding sequence ATGACCTATAAAGTATTCATCAGACGAAGCGCCCAAAAGCAACTTTTAAAAATTCCTGCAAGTGATTATCTCAAAATAAAACAGAGCATTCTTAATCTCGCTTACGATCCCAGACCTGCTGATTCGGTAAAACTTAAGAACAGGGAAGGATGGAGGATTCGTCAGGGAAATTACAGGATCATATATGAAATTCAGGACAACAAACTCATTGTCCTGGTTTTGAGAATCGTACATCGAAAGGATATTTACAGACTCTGA
- a CDS encoding LexA family transcriptional regulator yields MHFNSNIKFLRKRKGRTQDDLAATLGIPRSTLNNYENQIAQPGINLLIAISAYFGIAIDTLIKVDLAKLSESELWQLEHGYDVFIRGSNLRILSTTVNADNEENIELVSEKAKAGYSSGFADPEYIRILPTFQLPFLSTEKKYRTFQISGDSMLPIPHGSWVTGEFVQNWELIRNKQAYIILTLNEGILFKVAENLIAESGQLRLHSLNPIYLPYSIHVNEIREVWKFIHYISAELPEERTSESRMMEDIAEIRKEVKGISEKLEGLPEK; encoded by the coding sequence ATGCATTTTAATTCCAACATCAAATTCCTTCGCAAGCGCAAGGGGCGCACACAGGACGATTTGGCTGCTACTCTCGGCATACCGCGTTCAACGCTGAACAACTACGAAAACCAGATCGCACAGCCCGGCATCAACCTGCTGATCGCCATCTCAGCGTATTTCGGCATTGCCATTGACACACTGATCAAAGTGGATTTGGCCAAACTGTCGGAGAGTGAGTTGTGGCAGTTGGAGCACGGCTACGATGTCTTTATCCGCGGCAGCAACCTGCGCATACTCAGCACCACAGTGAATGCCGACAACGAAGAAAACATCGAGCTGGTCTCGGAGAAGGCCAAAGCAGGATACTCCAGCGGTTTTGCCGACCCGGAGTACATCCGCATTTTGCCGACGTTTCAACTGCCATTTTTATCCACGGAGAAGAAATACCGCACCTTCCAGATCAGCGGTGACTCCATGCTACCCATCCCGCATGGCTCGTGGGTCACCGGCGAGTTTGTGCAAAACTGGGAATTGATCCGAAACAAGCAGGCCTACATCATCCTCACCCTCAACGAAGGCATCCTGTTCAAAGTGGCCGAAAACCTGATTGCCGAAAGCGGTCAACTGCGGCTGCACTCGCTCAATCCCATCTATTTACCCTACAGCATTCACGTGAACGAGATCAGGGAGGTTTGGAAATTCATCCACTACATCAGCGCAGAACTGCCGGAGGAGCGGACGTCGGAAAGCCGGATGATGGAAGATATAGCTGAGATCAGGAAAGAAGTAAAAGGAATTAGCGAAAAGTTGGAAGGATTACCTGAAAAATAG